A stretch of Malus sylvestris chromosome 11, drMalSylv7.2, whole genome shotgun sequence DNA encodes these proteins:
- the LOC126590880 gene encoding transcription factor MYB120-like has product MTPNSNDSININGGSMLLSQGLPESRGGDGGGGHVVEGRKGLKKGPWTAAEDQILMDYVRKHGEGNWNSVQRNSGLNRCGKSCRLRWANHLRPNLKKGSFSPDEERLILELHSKYGNKWARMASQLPGRTDNEIKNYWNTRVKRRQRQGLPLYPHDIKQSQHSYSHSHSHSQPTTTPQNSLQPNTNNSPSPTFCFQIQSPTQTHHHHHIPPLSPTTPCLSPLSSPHQPKPTSFTSLPLFDPTATASTSSFSSSTPSFTFHRPAPILGAPLRYKRCRDSVGYSPPISPTPQRYTSILRTSSMPDIASFQLTAAGTSTMPDISSFQFPRTFNNPFPPMPPTQFEYSDGLLSPSGSVYSVQSELPLNQVSQMHSEITIDANVSSAVAAESVADENNSGNGLLEDMLQEAEALARGGGGGGGNNNSRMRGNGMLGSFDEKQVSDDYGRWLQSTTSMASSLFEAKPIHDDHLNSMPEDLSKLFSFIPSTEPVSDWYSDSGELSNGHSSGMTDTSLDFDMQHMASLFPITATGEHGRASSSWDNLPGIC; this is encoded by the exons ATGACACCCAACAGCAACGACAGCATCAATATCAATGGCGGTTCAATGCTACTGAGCCAGGGACTGCCGGAGTCCAGAGGAGGTGACGGAGGTGGTGGGCACGTGGTGGAGGGCCGCAAGGGTCTGAAGAAAGGGCCGTGGACGGCCGCCGAGGACCAGATTTTGATGGATTACGTGAGGAAGCACGGCGAGGGAAATTGGAACTCAGTGCAGAGGAACTCGGGCCTCAACCGGTGCGGCAAGAGCTGCCGTCTGCGGTGGGCCAACCATCTCCGCCCCAATTTGAAGAAAGGCTCCTTCTCTCCGGACGAGGAAAGGCTCATTCTTGAGCTCCACTCCAAGTACGGTAACAAATGGGCTCGCATGGCTTCTCAG ttacCTGGACGAACAGACAACGAGATAAAGAACTACTGGAACACGAGGGTGAAGAGGAGGCAACGCCAAGGATTACCATTATACCCCCATGACATCAAGCAATCCCAGCATTCCTATTCCCATTCCCATTCCCATTCCCAACCCACAACCACTCCCCAAAACTCCCTCCAACCCAACACCAATAACTCCCCATCCCCAACTTTTTGCTTCCAAATCCAAAGCCCTACCCaaacccaccaccaccaccacatcccACCGCTCTCCCCAACTACTCCgtgtctctctcctctctcctccccTCACCAACCCAAACCCACTTCTTTTACTTCCCTCCCCCTCTTTGACCCCACCGCCACCGCCTCCACCTCTTCGTTCTCCTCCTCTACCCCCTCGTTCACCTTCCACCGCCCCGCCCCCATCCTCGGTGCCCCGCTCCGCTACAAACGCTGCCGCGACTCCGTTGGATATTCCCCGCCGATCTCCCCAACCCCGCAACGGTACACTTCGATTCTACGAACTAGCTCGATGCCTGACATCGCCTCCTTTCAGTTGACAGCTGCTGGCACTAGCACGATGCCCGATATATCTTCCTTTCAGTTCCCGAGGACTTTTAACAACCCTTTCCCGCCAATGCCACCAACACAGTTCGAGTACTCCGACGGTTTGTTGTCGCCTTCCGGCTCAGTTTACTCAGTCCAGTCGGAGCTCCCTTTAAACCAAGTTTCTCAAATGCACTCCGAGATTACCATTGATGCCAACGTAAGCTCAGCAGTGGCGGCGGAGTCAGTGGCCGATGAGAATAACAGCGGTAATGGGCTACTGGAAGACATGTTACAAGAGGCTGAGGCATTAGCTCGCGGTGGCGGCGGCGGTGGTGGAAACAATAATTCACGGATGAGAGGAAATGGGATGTTGGGTTCGTTTGATGAGAAGCAAGTGTCGGATGATTATGGCCGGTGGCTGCAGTCTACAACCTCCATGGCTAGCTCATTATTCG AAGCAAAACCAATCCATGATGATCACCTGAATTCAATGCCTGAAGACTTGTCAAAGCTGTTCAGCTTCATCCCTTCAACCGAGCCAGTCTCCGATTGGTATAGCGACAGCGGAGAACTCTCCAATGGTCACTCTTCGGGCATGACGGATACCAGTTTGGATTTTGACATGCAGCATATGGCCTCATTGTTCCCCATTACTGCCACAGGAGAGCATGGGAGAGCCTCTAGCTCTTGGGATAACTTGCCTGGGATTTGCTGA
- the LOC126590652 gene encoding autophagy-related protein 8C-like, with protein MAKSSFKLEHPLERRQAEAARIREKYPDRIPVIVEKAERSDIPDIDKKKYLVPADLTVGQFVYVVRKRIKLSAEKAIFIFVKNILPPTAAMMSAIYEENKDEDGFLYMTYSSENTFG; from the exons ATGGCCAAAAGCTCCTTCAAGCTCGAACACCCActcg AGAGGAGGCAGGCAGAAGCTGCTCGGATCAGGGAAAAGTATCCTGACAGAATTCCG GTAATTGTGGAGAAGGCTGAAAGAAGTGACATACCAGACATTGACAAGAAAAA GTATCTGGTTCCTGCTGATTTGACGGTTGGGCAGTTTGTTTATGTAGTCCGGAAGAGGATTAAGCTCAGTGCGGAGAAGGCCATATTTATATTTGTGAAGAACATTTTGCCACCCACTG CTGCTATGATGTCGGCTATCTACGAGGAAAACAAAGATGAAGATGGTTTCCTCTACATGACCTACAGCAGTGAAAACACATTCGGTTAA